Part of the Mycolicibacterium mengxianglii genome is shown below.
CAGACCTGATTGCCTGACCCTACTTCGGATCCCGTCGAAGCAGGTTACGTCAGCGTCGACCGCGCCCGGCCCGACCCGGCTTGGCCGCGACCTTGCCGGCAGCGGCGCGGGCGGCCTGCTTGGCGAGGGTCTTCTCCCGTGCGGTGCGTTTCGGTACCGGCTGGGCCTGCGCCCGCGACGATCCGGGTTTGCGGCCCCGCACAATGCCGATGAACTCCTCGACCAGCGCCGGCTGCGGGCCTTCCGGGACAGCGAGTGCGACCGGGCAGCTGGGCGCGTCCGTGATCGGGCGGTACGTGAGGTCCTTGCGGTGATACAGCCGCGCCAGCGATTGGGGAACGATGAGTACGCCCGTTCCAGCAGCGACGAGTTCTATTGCATCGCCGGTTGTTTCGGGGCGGTGCTGGACCGGGGCGCCGGG
Proteins encoded:
- a CDS encoding LysR family substrate-binding domain-containing protein; this translates as MTQLSLTLGYVPGGTPAKWARTWSERHPEVPLELRLIAAADAAAAVRAGTVDVAVLRLPTDTSGLAVIPLYEETTVAVVPADHVISAVDEIAAADLDDEPMLVPLDDVLSWADAPGAPVQHRPETTGDAIELVAAGTGVLIVPQSLARLYHRKDLTYRPITDAPSCPVALAVPEGPQPALVEEFIGIVRGRKPGSSRAQAQPVPKRTAREKTLAKQAARAAAGKVAAKPGRAGRGRR